In one bacterium genomic region, the following are encoded:
- a CDS encoding YajQ family cyclic di-GMP-binding protein yields the protein MAKDASFDVVSKYDVADMINIADQVKRELATRYDFQGTGSEIEFDREKSELRLKSNSEIKLRAIKDVVESKFIRRSVDLKFLDNSQEITQSGMEYKWTLALKQGLDQEKAKQVSKIIRDQHPKVKSSIQGDAIRVVSASRDELQAVMQTLRTADLPFAVSFENFR from the coding sequence ATGGCTAAAGATGCATCTTTTGATGTAGTAAGTAAGTATGATGTGGCAGATATGATAAATATTGCCGATCAGGTTAAGCGTGAGCTGGCAACGCGCTATGACTTTCAGGGAACTGGTTCGGAGATTGAATTTGATAGAGAAAAGTCTGAGTTGCGGCTAAAGTCAAATTCAGAGATTAAATTACGAGCTATTAAGGACGTAGTTGAATCAAAATTTATTCGTCGCTCGGTGGATTTGAAGTTTTTAGATAATAGCCAGGAAATTACGCAGAGTGGCATGGAGTATAAGTGGACGCTTGCTTTAAAGCAGGGTCTCGATCAGGAAAAAGCTAAGCAGGTATCAAAGATTATTCGCGATCAACATCCCAAGGTTAAGAGTTCTATTCAGGGGGATGCCATTCGGGTGGTGAGTGCAAGCCGGGATGAACTGCAGGCTGTGATGCAGACACTGCGTACGGCTGACCTACCATTTGCTGTAAGCTTTGAAAATTTTCGATAA